Proteins from one Xenopus tropicalis strain Nigerian chromosome 1, UCB_Xtro_10.0, whole genome shotgun sequence genomic window:
- the foxe1 gene encoding forkhead box protein E1: MTAENQQSPTRATAAGASLQQASGLTMPVVKVEKDPAPEASMSNGGSEGEDTPKGRRRKRPLQKGKPPYSYIALIAMAIANSTDRKLTLGGIYKFITERFPFYRDNSKKWQNSIRHNLTLNDCFIKIPREPGRPGKGNYWALDPNAEDMFDSGSFLRRRKRFKRTDLTTYPAYIHDTSMFSPLQVARATYPNTVYPNMTMSPSYSQQIAPHSSVYYPSSSPAFSSAQPRVFSINTLIGHSGSEHAQQPNRSISPEVNSTSSSSCNYGGSTYSSQAGSGTMLPRSTNPYSYSVPNSHLQMNQSSYPHSNAQLFGSASRLPMPTSPPMNSDAVDFYGRMSPGQYTSLTTYNSNGQLGGTNAYLRHATYSGNMERFVPAV; the protein is encoded by the coding sequence ATGACTGCAGAGAACCAACAGTCTCCTACTAGGGCCACTGCTGCTGGTGCTAGTTTGCAACAGGCCAGTGGTTTAACCATGCCTGTGGTAAAAGTAGAGAAGGATCCAGCCCCTGAAGCAAGCATGTCCAATGGTGGGTCTGAGGGAGAGGACACCCCTAAGGGAAGGAGAAGAAAGAGACCCCTCCAGAAAGGAAAGCCTCCATATAGCTACATTGCTCTTATAGCTATGGCCATTGCTAACTCCACAGACCGTAAGCTGACATTAGGCGGAATCTACAAGTTTATTACTGAGAGGTTCCCTTTTTACAGGGACAACTCCAAAAAGTGGCAGAATTCAATTAGACACAATCTTACACTAAATGACTGCTTCATTAAGATCCCCAGAGAGCCAGGCAGGCCGGGTAAAGGAAACTACTGGGCTCTAGACCCCAATGCTGAAGATATGTTTGACAGTGGCAGTTTCTTGAGAAGAAGGAAGAGGTTCAAGAGAACTGACTTAACCACTTATCCAGCCTACATACATGACACCAGTATGTTTTCACCCCTGCAGGTTGCAAGAGCAACTTATCCCAACACAGTGTATCCAAATATGACAATGAGTCCCAGCTACAGTCAGCAGATAGCCCCACACTCCTCAGTGTACTATCCATCATCTTCTCCTGCCTTCAGCTCTGCCCAGCCCAGGGTGTTTAGCATCAACACCCTTATAGGGCACAGTGGGTCTGAACATGCACAGCAACCCAACCGATCCATCAGCCCTGAAGTCAATTCAACTTCTTCCAGCTCCTGCAACTATGGAGGGTCCACTTATAGTAGCCAAGCTGGTAGTGGCACCATGCTGCCCAGGTCTACCAACCCTTACTCCTACTCAGTGCCTAATAGTCACTTGCAGATGAACCagagctcttacccacatagtaATGCTCAATTGTTTGGCAGTGCGAGCCGGCTGCCCATGCCAACATCTCCTCCAATGAACAGTGATGCTGTGGACTTCTATGGTAGAATGTCACCTGGGCAGTATACCTCCTTGACTACCTATAATAGCAATGGGCAGTTGGGTGGCACCAATGCTTACCTGCGCCATGCCACATATTCTGGGAACATGGAAAGGTTTGTGCCTGCTGTTTGA